The following proteins come from a genomic window of Irregularibacter muris:
- a CDS encoding NAD(P)/FAD-dependent oxidoreductase: MFDVAIIGAGVIGTSIARELSRYEIKVVLMDKENDVSNGTTKANSAIIHGGYDTKPGTQMAKFNSLGNPMFDQICDELDVEYKRIGSFVLAFSEEEMKTVRTLYQQGIENNVKGVEIISGDKVREMEPNLNQSIVGALHAPTCGIINPWELAIAQAENAAENGVEILLNTQVLDIQKTMTGYRLMTNHQEINSRYVINCAGLHADHINNMVSQDRFVITPRRGQYFVLDKSEGGFVNKVVFQCPTKLGKGILITPTVHGNLLLGPDAQDMEDKENLTTTAENLKIIEEIARKSAAHVPAHKVITTYAGLRAEPSTKDFIIGEAKDAKGFINVAGIKSPGLTSSPAIAKHVVNILGGIIGELKEKDDYNPRRKRVVRFDQLSDVEKAQLIKKDARFGRIICRCESITEGEIVDIIHRKAGATTVDGVKRRARPGTGRCQGGFCAPRVMEILAKELGKDMDEIVKDSKNSYILTGKTNKGKK; this comes from the coding sequence ATGTTTGATGTTGCAATAATAGGAGCTGGTGTAATAGGTACCTCCATAGCGAGAGAATTGTCTAGATATGAAATCAAAGTAGTATTGATGGATAAAGAAAACGACGTATCCAACGGCACCACCAAGGCCAATAGTGCCATTATCCATGGAGGGTATGATACCAAACCTGGTACCCAAATGGCCAAGTTCAACTCCTTGGGTAACCCTATGTTTGATCAAATATGTGATGAACTAGATGTGGAATATAAAAGGATAGGTTCTTTTGTATTGGCCTTTAGCGAGGAAGAAATGAAAACAGTAAGGACCTTATACCAACAGGGTATAGAAAATAATGTCAAAGGTGTAGAGATTATCTCAGGGGACAAGGTAAGAGAAATGGAGCCTAACCTAAACCAATCTATAGTAGGCGCACTCCATGCTCCCACTTGTGGCATTATCAATCCCTGGGAACTAGCCATTGCCCAAGCAGAAAATGCAGCAGAAAATGGAGTGGAAATTTTATTAAATACTCAGGTGTTAGATATCCAAAAAACCATGACGGGGTATAGGTTAATGACCAACCATCAAGAGATAAATTCACGATATGTTATCAACTGCGCTGGTCTTCATGCTGATCACATCAATAATATGGTATCCCAGGATAGATTTGTTATCACGCCTAGAAGGGGGCAATATTTTGTATTGGACAAAAGCGAGGGAGGTTTCGTCAATAAAGTTGTCTTTCAATGTCCTACAAAGCTAGGTAAAGGTATACTCATCACCCCCACCGTGCACGGCAATCTTTTGTTAGGTCCAGATGCTCAAGATATGGAAGATAAAGAAAACCTGACAACCACAGCAGAAAACTTAAAGATTATAGAAGAAATCGCCAGAAAATCTGCTGCCCATGTTCCTGCCCATAAGGTCATTACCACCTATGCAGGACTCCGAGCAGAGCCTAGTACAAAAGACTTTATTATAGGGGAAGCAAAGGATGCAAAAGGATTTATCAATGTAGCAGGTATTAAGTCCCCTGGACTAACATCTTCCCCTGCTATTGCAAAACATGTAGTCAATATACTTGGCGGGATTATAGGAGAGTTAAAAGAAAAAGATGATTATAACCCTAGACGAAAAAGAGTAGTACGTTTTGACCAATTGAGTGATGTAGAAAAAGCACAACTTATAAAAAAAGATGCTCGATTTGGAAGAATCATCTGCAGATGTGAGAGCATCACTGAAGGAGAAATCGTAGATATTATTCACAGAAAAGCAGGAGCAACCACTGTAGATGGAGTAAAAAGAAGAGCCAGACCAGGAACCGGTAGATGTCAAGGGGGATTTTGTGCTCCTAGGGTAATGGAGATCTTGGCAAAAGAGTTAGGCAAGGACATGGATGAAATTGTGAAGGACAGCAAGAATTCCTATATATTAACTGGAAAAACCAATAAGGGGAAGAAATAA
- a CDS encoding NAD(P)/FAD-dependent oxidoreductase translates to MIEYDIVVVGGGPAGLAAAVEAKKKGVEKVLVIERDRELGGILQQCIHNGFGLHEFKEELTGPEYAQRFIEQLKELEIEYKLDTMVVNITEDKTISAINSKDGLINLRAKALILSMGCRERTRGAIKLPGSRPAGIYTAGTAQRFINMEGYMVGKKVFILGSGDIGLIMARRLALEGAEVMGVAEIMPYSGGLTRNIVQCLHDYDIPLLLSHTITRIDGKDRVQGVEVCQVDQKKRPIKGTEKYYSCDTLLLSVGLIPENELSKSAHLKLDSITGGPIVNESMETTVNGIFACGNVVHVHDLVDYVSEEGRKAGKNAAKYIIEGFNQREKSVYAQAEKGIRYIVPQVIQVDNLEKTLTLFMRSDDVYSDAMIHVKLEDEIIKKVRKKTLTPGEMERINIDVDLLKNAKGKTLKVEVKEGGKR, encoded by the coding sequence ATGATTGAGTATGATATTGTAGTAGTCGGAGGAGGACCAGCAGGACTTGCCGCCGCTGTGGAAGCGAAAAAGAAAGGCGTAGAGAAGGTTTTGGTTATAGAAAGGGATAGAGAACTAGGGGGCATTTTGCAACAATGTATTCATAATGGCTTTGGTCTACATGAATTTAAGGAAGAGTTAACTGGCCCCGAATATGCTCAGAGATTTATAGAGCAATTAAAGGAACTAGAAATTGAATATAAATTGGACACCATGGTGGTCAATATTACAGAAGACAAGACAATAAGTGCTATAAATAGTAAGGATGGATTGATTAATTTAAGAGCAAAGGCCCTCATCCTTTCCATGGGATGTAGAGAACGAACGAGAGGGGCCATAAAACTTCCAGGTAGCAGACCGGCTGGAATATACACAGCAGGAACAGCACAAAGATTTATTAATATGGAAGGTTATATGGTAGGAAAAAAAGTATTTATTTTAGGTTCAGGAGATATAGGGCTTATTATGGCAAGAAGGCTTGCCTTAGAGGGGGCAGAAGTCATGGGAGTAGCAGAGATTATGCCCTATTCGGGGGGACTTACTCGAAATATTGTTCAATGCCTCCATGACTATGACATCCCACTGCTACTAAGTCATACCATAACAAGAATAGATGGAAAAGATAGAGTACAGGGAGTAGAAGTTTGCCAAGTAGACCAAAAGAAAAGACCAATAAAAGGTACAGAAAAGTATTACTCCTGCGACACATTGCTTCTATCTGTGGGATTAATCCCCGAAAATGAACTTTCCAAGAGTGCCCATTTAAAATTGGATTCCATTACAGGAGGACCTATAGTAAATGAATCAATGGAAACCACAGTAAATGGAATTTTTGCCTGTGGTAATGTGGTTCATGTTCATGATTTAGTGGATTATGTCAGTGAGGAAGGGCGTAAGGCAGGAAAGAACGCGGCTAAATATATTATAGAAGGATTTAATCAACGAGAAAAGAGTGTTTATGCTCAGGCAGAAAAAGGCATTCGATATATTGTCCCTCAGGTAATCCAGGTAGATAATTTAGAGAAGACTCTTACCCTTTTTATGAGATCAGATGATGTGTATTCCGATGCCATGATTCATGTAAAACTAGAGGATGAAATCATCAAAAAGGTGAGAAAGAAGACCTTAACTCCTGGAGAAATGGAAAGAATAAATATAGATGTAGACCTCTTAAAAAACGCTAAAGGAAAAACTTTAAAAGTTGAAGTAAAAGAGGGAGGGAAGAGATAA
- a CDS encoding DUF1667 domain-containing protein yields the protein MGKKEIICIVCPIGCHLQITKDDTDPKGYKIQGNQCKRGERYGILEMTNPTRVITSTIKINRALLNRLPVKTKGAIPKDMNYQCMELINSLEVDAPVKVGQVIVEDILGTGVQLVATRSME from the coding sequence ATGGGAAAAAAAGAAATCATTTGTATTGTATGTCCTATAGGATGTCATTTGCAAATTACAAAGGATGATACTGACCCCAAGGGATATAAAATTCAAGGCAATCAATGCAAAAGAGGTGAACGTTATGGCATCTTAGAAATGACCAATCCCACAAGAGTCATCACCTCCACCATAAAGATTAACCGTGCTTTACTAAATCGACTACCAGTAAAAACCAAGGGGGCAATACCCAAAGATATGAACTACCAATGCATGGAACTTATTAACTCTCTAGAAGTCGATGCTCCTGTAAAAGTAGGCCAGGTCATTGTAGAAGATATCTTAGGTACAGGGGTACAGTTAGTGGCGACGAGAAGCATGGAATAG
- the glpK gene encoding glycerol kinase GlpK — protein MEKKYILAFDQGTTSSRAVLFNHDGKIVGVAQKEFTQIYPKAGWVEHDAGEIWGTQSGVAREVLETAGIRPQEVAAIGITNQRETTVVWDKNTGKPIYNAIVWQCRRTAAICDNLKSRGLEEYIKNHTGLVIDAYFSGTKVKWILDNVEEAREKAEKGELLFGNIDTWLIWNLTRGKVHVTDYSNASRTMLYNIKDLKWDEKILEELNIPASMLPEVKQSSEVYGYTDEATFGGAMIPIAGIAGDQQSALFGQACFEAGMAKNTYGTGCFMLMNTGEEMVPSKNGLLTTIAWGVDGKVEYALEGSIFIAGAVIQWLRDELKLIDHAKDSEYFATEVEDNNGVYLVPGFVGLGAPHWDMYARGTMVGLTRGANRNHIIRAALESIAYQTRDVLEAMQEDSGINLQALKVDGGAVANNFLMQFQSDVLGVPVHRPEIIETTALGAAYLAGLAVGFWENKEEIAKKWNVDRVFQQEMAEDEKEKLYAGWKKAVERALDWEEA, from the coding sequence ATGGAAAAGAAATATATTTTAGCCTTTGATCAAGGAACTACAAGTTCAAGAGCGGTATTGTTTAATCATGATGGAAAGATAGTCGGGGTTGCGCAAAAGGAATTTACCCAAATCTATCCAAAAGCTGGATGGGTAGAACATGATGCAGGGGAAATATGGGGCACACAAAGTGGAGTGGCTAGAGAAGTTCTTGAAACTGCAGGAATTAGGCCTCAAGAAGTGGCTGCCATCGGTATCACAAACCAGAGGGAAACCACTGTAGTATGGGATAAAAATACAGGAAAACCCATATATAATGCCATCGTTTGGCAATGTAGAAGAACGGCTGCTATATGTGATAATCTAAAGTCTAGAGGACTAGAGGAATACATAAAAAATCATACCGGACTTGTAATCGATGCTTACTTCTCAGGAACAAAAGTTAAATGGATTCTTGATAATGTAGAAGAGGCTAGAGAAAAAGCCGAAAAAGGGGAATTATTATTTGGTAATATTGATACTTGGCTTATTTGGAACCTTACTCGGGGGAAAGTACATGTAACGGATTATTCCAATGCTTCTAGAACCATGCTTTACAATATTAAAGATCTCAAGTGGGACGAGAAGATATTAGAAGAATTAAATATTCCAGCATCTATGTTACCAGAAGTTAAACAATCTAGTGAAGTTTATGGATATACTGATGAAGCTACCTTTGGCGGAGCTATGATACCTATCGCAGGTATAGCAGGGGATCAGCAGTCAGCATTATTCGGTCAGGCTTGTTTTGAAGCGGGTATGGCAAAAAATACTTATGGAACGGGCTGCTTTATGTTAATGAATACAGGGGAAGAAATGGTACCCTCCAAAAACGGCCTTCTTACCACTATTGCTTGGGGAGTAGATGGCAAGGTTGAATATGCCCTAGAAGGAAGTATATTTATAGCCGGAGCCGTTATCCAATGGTTAAGAGATGAGTTAAAATTAATTGACCATGCCAAGGATAGCGAATACTTTGCCACTGAAGTTGAAGATAATAATGGGGTATATTTAGTCCCTGGTTTTGTAGGATTGGGAGCCCCCCATTGGGATATGTATGCGAGAGGAACCATGGTAGGATTAACTAGAGGGGCCAATAGAAATCATATTATCCGAGCTGCTTTGGAGTCTATTGCCTATCAAACTAGAGATGTTTTAGAAGCCATGCAGGAAGATTCAGGGATCAATCTTCAAGCCTTAAAGGTAGACGGTGGAGCCGTTGCCAATAACTTCTTAATGCAATTTCAGTCTGATGTTTTAGGTGTTCCTGTTCATAGACCAGAAATCATAGAAACTACTGCTTTAGGTGCTGCCTATCTAGCAGGCTTAGCCGTTGGATTCTGGGAGAACAAGGAAGAGATTGCTAAGAAATGGAACGTGGATAGAGTATTCCAACAAGAAATGGCTGAAGATGAAAAAGAAAAACTATATGCTGGTTGGAAAAAAGCAGTAGAAAGAGCCTTAGACTGGGAAGAAGCATAA